In a genomic window of Occallatibacter riparius:
- a CDS encoding ABC transporter permease, with the protein MLADIQYALRQLRRSPGFALTAILTLALGIGANIAIFTLINSMLLRPLPFADQARLMRIDYSSAQADTTFFPKGWIRALSEHSKSFSAVAAFGPDAESNVGDGGSPARVFGVEVTANALDTLGIHPAAGRFFTTDDAIAGHEPTVVLSYGYWREHYGSSPAAIGQTVRIDGVSRRIAGVMPAGIRFPYADTQFLTPITFKGDNPLDPWATGYDLRAFGRLRQGVTPGQAQAELRSLQRQLLPLFPWRMPDIWASEMTVLPLLESQVGALRPRLLLLFAAVGLILLIACANVANLMLARAAGREREIAIRGALGATGSRLVRQLLSESAVVGVLAGVVGLLAAWGSVGLLVRLLPADTPRAQDVSLGWPVMAFAAGASLMAALLFGFIPALKMAKPALGDALHLRGRGTAGKVGQFRVSMILVMGQIALSVLVITGAGLLLHSLWRLSQVDPGFKTERVMTAEVSLDASACQAKGHCDGFFRTLLEQLKGMPDADKVALTDSVPLTAQAGGYVYDAENHPRDARQGALLATGRKVTPSYFAALGLTLAHGRLLDQQDLSGATRAVVINQRMAERLWPHQDPIGKHLLAVGDEPQPTVWVSEKAVTVVGVVNNTHENGLATDFGEEVYLPMTPDREQPVLYVLLRTRTTTRAAADELRSAVAGVDAQVPVTRIRTLNEVVAASQSAPRSLAILLLVFGALALAIGGVGVYSLIAYIVSWRTREIGIRLALGAQRSQIVGAVVRQSLMLALGGAAAGLIGAAFAGKLLQRFLFDVKAVDPVTYVGVAGLMTVLALLAAWIPARRAASVDPIQTLRLE; encoded by the coding sequence GTGCTGGCGGATATTCAATACGCATTGCGGCAGTTGCGGCGGTCGCCGGGATTTGCGCTTACGGCCATTCTCACGCTGGCCCTCGGCATCGGCGCTAATATCGCAATCTTCACGCTGATCAATTCCATGCTGCTGCGCCCCCTCCCCTTCGCGGACCAGGCACGGCTCATGCGCATCGACTACAGCAGCGCCCAGGCCGACACAACGTTCTTCCCCAAGGGTTGGATACGCGCGCTTTCGGAACACTCAAAGAGCTTCTCCGCCGTTGCCGCATTCGGGCCCGATGCCGAGTCCAACGTCGGCGATGGCGGCTCGCCCGCGCGCGTTTTCGGTGTCGAAGTGACCGCCAACGCCCTGGACACGCTGGGAATCCACCCCGCCGCGGGCCGATTCTTCACCACAGACGACGCCATCGCCGGGCACGAGCCTACGGTGGTCCTCAGCTATGGCTACTGGCGCGAGCACTACGGCTCCAGCCCTGCCGCAATCGGCCAGACAGTGCGCATCGACGGCGTCTCGCGGCGCATCGCCGGCGTGATGCCCGCCGGCATCCGCTTCCCCTATGCAGACACTCAATTTCTGACCCCGATCACGTTCAAGGGCGACAATCCGCTCGATCCGTGGGCCACCGGCTACGACCTCCGCGCCTTCGGCCGGCTTCGGCAAGGCGTCACACCTGGACAGGCCCAGGCCGAATTGCGCAGCCTGCAACGGCAGCTCCTTCCGCTCTTCCCCTGGCGCATGCCCGACATCTGGGCCTCCGAAATGACCGTCCTCCCGCTGCTCGAGTCGCAGGTGGGGGCGCTCCGTCCGCGCCTGCTTCTGCTGTTCGCGGCCGTAGGACTGATCCTTCTGATTGCCTGCGCCAATGTAGCTAACCTGATGCTGGCGCGAGCCGCCGGCCGTGAGCGCGAAATCGCCATTCGCGGTGCTCTCGGCGCCACCGGCTCACGGCTTGTCCGGCAGCTTCTGTCTGAAAGCGCGGTGGTCGGCGTGCTGGCAGGAGTCGTCGGGCTGCTCGCAGCCTGGGGCAGCGTGGGCCTGCTGGTCCGCTTGCTGCCGGCCGACACCCCACGCGCACAGGATGTCTCGCTCGGCTGGCCGGTGATGGCCTTCGCCGCCGGCGCGTCACTCATGGCTGCCCTGCTCTTCGGCTTCATTCCGGCGCTGAAGATGGCCAAGCCCGCCCTCGGCGATGCCCTTCACCTGCGCGGCCGCGGTACGGCGGGCAAAGTCGGCCAGTTCCGCGTTTCGATGATCCTCGTGATGGGCCAGATCGCACTCTCCGTTCTGGTGATTACCGGCGCGGGCCTGCTGCTGCACAGCCTGTGGCGCCTGTCCCAGGTGGACCCGGGCTTCAAAACCGAGCGCGTCATGACCGCCGAAGTCTCGCTTGACGCCTCCGCCTGCCAAGCCAAAGGACACTGCGACGGCTTCTTCCGTACGCTGTTGGAGCAGCTGAAGGGAATGCCCGACGCCGACAAGGTGGCACTCACTGACTCGGTTCCACTCACCGCGCAGGCCGGCGGCTACGTCTATGACGCTGAGAACCACCCGCGCGACGCGCGGCAGGGCGCGCTGCTGGCAACCGGCCGCAAAGTCACTCCCAGCTACTTTGCCGCCCTAGGCCTCACGCTGGCGCATGGCCGTCTTTTGGATCAACAGGACCTTTCCGGTGCAACCAGGGCCGTCGTCATCAACCAGCGCATGGCCGAGCGCCTGTGGCCCCATCAGGACCCGATTGGCAAGCACCTGCTGGCCGTCGGCGACGAGCCGCAGCCCACCGTGTGGGTGTCGGAGAAAGCAGTCACCGTCGTCGGCGTCGTGAACAACACGCACGAAAACGGCCTTGCCACCGACTTCGGCGAAGAGGTCTACCTGCCCATGACTCCGGACCGCGAGCAGCCTGTGCTCTATGTATTGCTGCGCACGCGCACCACAACGCGAGCCGCGGCCGATGAACTGCGCAGCGCCGTCGCCGGCGTCGACGCGCAGGTGCCGGTTACGCGCATCCGCACCCTGAATGAAGTTGTCGCCGCTTCACAATCCGCGCCGCGTTCGCTCGCCATACTGCTGCTGGTTTTTGGCGCACTCGCCCTCGCCATCGGCGGCGTAGGAGTCTACAGCCTAATCGCTTACATCGTCAGTTGGAGAACCCGCGAGATCGGCATCCGCCTCGCGCTCGGAGCGCAGCGCAGCCAGATCGTCGGAGCCGTCGTGCGGCAGAGCCTGATGCTGGCCCTCGGCGGAGCGGCCGCAGGCCTCATCGGCGCAGCCTTCGCCGGCAAGCTGCTGCAGCGGTTCCTGTTCGACGTGAAGGCCGTGGACCCCGTCACGTATGTCGGTGTCGCTGGGCTGATGACGGTGCTTGCCCTGCTGGCAGCCTGGATTCCGGCACGCCGCGCAGCAAGCGTCGATCCCATTCAGACCCTGCGCTTGGAATAG
- a CDS encoding citrate synthase — MSTAVAGKGLEGIVAANSGICYIDGDAGVLAYRGIDIHELAENSTFEETTYLLWNGILPNEFALREFQQQLALARQLDQRIVDLLKSFPTSATPMEVLRTAVSALSFYDADEKDNSHDANVRKAYNLTAQIAMIVAIYDRIRKGKEIIPPDRSLSHAGNFLWMLNGEKPSETATRTLDMALVLHADHELNASTFAARVIAATLSDIHSAITGAIGALKGPLHGGANEGVMRLLLAIDKAGSDPVDYVKNMLLAKQKIMGFGHRVYKTEDPRATHLRRMSEKLGKDSGTPKWYDMSRAIELYINQDKKLNANVDFYSASTYQTLGIDIDLYTPIFALSRIAGWAAHVIEQLDDNRLIRPRADYIGPEYPSPWIPLEERP; from the coding sequence ATGTCGACTGCTGTTGCGGGTAAAGGTCTGGAAGGTATTGTCGCGGCGAACTCCGGAATCTGCTATATCGATGGAGACGCTGGCGTGTTGGCCTATCGTGGTATCGATATTCATGAACTGGCCGAAAACTCGACATTTGAAGAGACGACCTACCTGCTGTGGAACGGCATTCTCCCTAACGAGTTCGCATTGCGGGAATTCCAGCAGCAGCTCGCCCTGGCGCGCCAGCTCGACCAGCGCATCGTCGACCTGCTGAAGAGCTTCCCGACCTCCGCAACGCCGATGGAGGTGCTGCGCACCGCGGTTTCCGCCCTCAGCTTCTACGACGCGGACGAGAAGGATAATTCCCACGACGCCAACGTGCGCAAGGCCTACAATCTGACCGCGCAGATCGCCATGATCGTGGCCATCTACGATCGCATCCGCAAGGGCAAGGAAATCATTCCTCCGGACCGCTCTCTGTCGCATGCCGGCAACTTCCTGTGGATGCTGAACGGCGAAAAGCCTTCCGAGACCGCCACCCGCACGCTCGACATGGCGCTGGTGCTCCATGCCGACCACGAGCTGAACGCATCCACCTTCGCCGCGCGCGTCATCGCCGCCACCCTCAGCGACATTCACTCCGCCATCACCGGCGCCATCGGCGCGCTCAAGGGACCGCTCCACGGCGGCGCCAATGAAGGCGTGATGCGCCTGTTGCTGGCCATCGACAAGGCTGGAAGCGACCCGGTCGATTACGTGAAGAACATGCTGCTGGCCAAGCAGAAGATCATGGGCTTCGGCCACCGCGTCTACAAAACCGAAGATCCGCGCGCCACCCACCTCCGTCGCATGAGCGAAAAGCTGGGCAAGGACTCCGGCACGCCGAAGTGGTATGACATGTCCCGCGCCATCGAGCTCTACATCAATCAGGACAAAAAGCTCAACGCCAACGTCGACTTCTACTCGGCCTCGACCTATCAGACGCTCGGCATTGATATCGACCTTTACACGCCAATTTTCGCGTTGAGCCGCATCGCCGGATGGGCCGCCCACGTCATCGAGCAGCTCGATGACAACCGCCTGATCCGCCCGCGCGCCGATTACATCGGACCCGAATATCCATCGCCTTGGATCCCGCTGGAAGAGCGGCCATAA
- a CDS encoding PadR family transcriptional regulator, whose amino-acid sequence MAQRETNPNFMNGVPELLILRLLEDSEMYGYEIVQALRDRTDAVIVVGEGVVYPVLHTLERAGALRSRRKTVAGRSRIYYSLTKAGSRRLAELAGQWTNLARAIQKTLAGGQYGDVVA is encoded by the coding sequence ATGGCTCAACGGGAAACCAATCCGAATTTTATGAATGGCGTGCCCGAGTTGCTGATCCTGAGGCTGCTTGAGGACTCGGAGATGTACGGTTATGAAATAGTTCAGGCACTCCGCGATCGCACGGATGCAGTGATTGTCGTCGGCGAAGGAGTGGTGTATCCGGTGCTGCATACGCTGGAGCGCGCGGGAGCACTGCGCTCGCGACGCAAAACCGTCGCCGGGCGGAGCCGGATCTACTACTCGCTGACGAAAGCGGGATCAAGAAGGCTGGCGGAACTGGCGGGGCAATGGACGAACCTGGCGCGGGCCATCCAAAAAACCTTGGCAGGAGGGCAATATGGCGATGTGGTTGCGTGA
- a CDS encoding phosphocholine-specific phospholipase C: MATNRRAFLKLLGSGAVSAAFPASIARALEHEGNHRTGTIADVEHIVILMQENRSFDHYFGSLRGVRGFGDPRVQKFANGDPVWYQPDGSNGHVLPFRPDLSNLGLTFIEDTDHSWDLTHIAWNQGIYDGWVQTKGTTSMAYLTRQDIPFHYALADAFTVCDDYHCSLLGPTDPNRYHMWTGWVGNDGNGGGPVLSNAEAGYDWSTYPERLSKAGISWKVYQDAGDGLDGPDYWGWTGNAYIGNYGDNSLLYFHQYQNSAPGSALYEAALRGTNIKALSGSNPQVAPHLVDQFRADVMANSLPQVSYIVAPEAYSEHPNWPADYGAWYIAQFLDALTANPEVWSKTAIFLTYDENDGLFDHKVPPTPPMNRAQGISMVSTVNEIFPGDSSFMPGPIGFGLRVPMIVISPWSKGGYVSSEVFDHTSLIQFIERRFAHGNPALMESNITPWRRAVAGDLTSAFDFRKPNTKFVALPDTSSYVPPNQDRYQDYVPTPPANQSLPPQEAGTRPARPVPYELFAHGQANVAAGTFSIEFGNGGKTAVFQVRSGNSSLGPWTYTVGTHDSVSDTWPLTSNNLTGYDLSVYGPNGFLRTFKGGLSATSANLDVRTRYRKEDNAITLAGRNLGSSAVKIRLTDVYSGEVETGEIAAGEWGERTFHLHKTHGWYDFVVEVEQDAGFRYQIAGHVETGEESMTDPAIGA, from the coding sequence GTGGCCACGAACCGTCGTGCGTTCCTAAAGCTGCTCGGCTCAGGAGCAGTTTCTGCTGCGTTTCCAGCGAGCATCGCTCGCGCGCTTGAACATGAAGGCAACCACCGTACCGGCACCATTGCGGATGTAGAGCACATTGTGATTCTCATGCAGGAGAATCGCTCGTTTGATCATTATTTCGGCTCTTTACGCGGGGTGCGTGGATTCGGCGACCCGCGCGTCCAGAAGTTCGCCAACGGAGACCCGGTGTGGTATCAGCCAGATGGCTCAAATGGTCATGTGCTGCCGTTCCGGCCGGATCTTTCCAACCTAGGCCTCACCTTCATTGAAGACACCGACCATAGCTGGGACCTAACCCACATCGCCTGGAACCAGGGCATCTATGACGGCTGGGTACAAACCAAGGGCACGACCAGCATGGCGTATCTCACGCGCCAGGACATCCCCTTCCACTACGCGCTGGCCGATGCATTCACGGTGTGCGACGACTATCATTGCTCGCTCCTGGGACCGACGGACCCGAACCGGTATCACATGTGGACGGGCTGGGTGGGGAACGACGGGAACGGCGGCGGCCCAGTGCTCAGCAATGCCGAGGCGGGTTATGACTGGTCGACCTATCCCGAGCGGCTGTCGAAAGCCGGTATCAGCTGGAAGGTGTACCAGGACGCGGGTGATGGACTGGACGGACCCGATTACTGGGGCTGGACGGGCAACGCCTACATTGGCAACTACGGCGACAACTCCTTGCTGTACTTCCATCAGTATCAGAACTCCGCGCCCGGGAGCGCGCTCTATGAAGCGGCGCTGAGGGGCACCAACATCAAGGCGCTGAGCGGGTCGAATCCGCAAGTGGCGCCGCACCTCGTCGATCAGTTCCGCGCCGATGTGATGGCCAACAGCCTGCCGCAGGTTTCGTACATCGTGGCACCAGAGGCTTACTCGGAACATCCCAACTGGCCGGCCGACTATGGCGCGTGGTACATCGCACAGTTCCTCGATGCGCTTACCGCGAATCCAGAAGTGTGGAGCAAAACGGCGATCTTCCTCACCTATGACGAGAACGACGGATTGTTCGACCACAAGGTTCCACCGACGCCGCCGATGAATCGTGCGCAGGGCATCTCTATGGTGTCGACTGTGAACGAGATCTTTCCCGGCGACTCGTCGTTCATGCCGGGACCGATTGGGTTCGGCCTGCGCGTGCCGATGATCGTGATCTCTCCGTGGAGCAAGGGCGGCTACGTGAGTTCGGAGGTGTTCGACCACACGTCGCTAATCCAGTTCATTGAGCGGCGATTTGCGCACGGCAATCCCGCGCTGATGGAAAGCAACATCACGCCCTGGCGGCGCGCGGTGGCTGGCGATCTCACATCGGCTTTCGATTTCCGAAAGCCCAACACCAAATTTGTGGCGCTGCCCGATACCAGCTCGTATGTTCCTCCGAATCAGGACCGGTATCAGGACTACGTGCCCACTCCACCAGCAAACCAGAGCCTGCCGCCACAGGAGGCGGGGACGCGTCCGGCGCGACCGGTGCCCTATGAGTTGTTCGCGCATGGCCAAGCGAATGTTGCCGCCGGTACGTTCTCGATCGAATTCGGCAATGGCGGCAAAACGGCGGTGTTCCAGGTCCGTTCAGGAAACAGCAGCCTGGGACCGTGGACCTATACGGTCGGCACTCATGATTCCGTTTCTGACACGTGGCCGCTAACGAGCAACAATCTGACCGGGTACGATCTATCGGTCTATGGACCGAACGGCTTCCTGCGCACGTTCAAAGGCGGCCTCTCGGCGACCAGCGCAAACCTCGATGTTCGCACGCGTTATCGTAAAGAAGACAATGCGATTACGTTGGCGGGAAGAAACCTCGGTTCTTCGGCGGTGAAGATTCGCCTGACCGATGTGTACAGCGGCGAAGTGGAGACGGGAGAGATCGCTGCGGGCGAATGGGGAGAGAGAACGTTCCACCTGCACAAGACCCACGGCTGGTACGACTTCGTCGTCGAGGTGGAGCAGGATGCCGGCTTTCGATACCAGATTGCCGGGCACGTGGAAACCGGAGAGGAGAGCATGACAGACCCCGCGATCGGGGCATGA
- a CDS encoding NUDIX domain-containing protein, whose protein sequence is MNYNHREGPVSDAPVPSITTLSSREVYRNNWMRVREDDILRSNGKQGIYGVVEKDDAAIIIPIEGDRIWLIEQYRYTIEEQALELPQGGWEMADADPEELARGELKEETGLQAEQMTYLGHLWIAYGFTRQKQHVYLATGLTHADKDPDEEEHDIVLHNMPVAEFEQMMHEGKVRDASTVAAWGLYLMWKARQ, encoded by the coding sequence GTGAATTACAACCATCGCGAGGGGCCTGTTTCGGACGCCCCGGTTCCCTCTATCACTACCCTGTCGAGCCGCGAAGTGTACCGCAACAACTGGATGCGGGTGCGCGAAGACGACATCCTTCGCTCGAATGGGAAGCAGGGGATCTACGGCGTCGTGGAAAAGGACGATGCGGCGATCATTATCCCGATCGAGGGCGACCGCATCTGGCTGATTGAGCAGTATCGCTACACCATCGAGGAACAGGCCCTTGAGCTTCCGCAGGGGGGCTGGGAGATGGCCGACGCCGATCCCGAAGAACTAGCGCGCGGAGAGCTGAAGGAAGAGACGGGTCTGCAAGCGGAGCAGATGACCTATCTTGGCCATCTCTGGATTGCGTATGGCTTCACGCGCCAGAAGCAGCATGTCTACCTGGCGACGGGGCTGACACATGCGGACAAGGACCCGGACGAAGAGGAGCACGACATCGTGCTGCACAACATGCCGGTGGCTGAGTTTGAGCAGATGATGCACGAAGGCAAGGTGCGTGACGCAAGCACCGTGGCGGCCTGGGGTTTGTATCTGATGTGGAAGGCGCGGCAGTAG
- the hflX gene encoding GTPase HflX, producing MGVDIPVRSRTNRAGAEAARAAARLDIESDINPAQPLRTVAPQPGASSTALDAEESLAEFRELVLSAGAEIAAEILQRRPKLDPATLIGSGKIEEIAGVAESTQADLVLFDHDLSPTQLRNLDAALPCRVLDRTQLILDIFARHARTREGQLQVELAQLEYMLPRLTGRGKSMSQTGGGIGTRGPGETQLETDRRRIQRRIDQLKKDLDAVRRVRRQQRQRREAVPVPTVALVGYTNAGKSTLFNRITGGQVLESARMFATLDPKLRAIELPSRRKVLLSDTVGFIRNLPHTLVTSFRATLEEVEQAEVLLHVRDAASTYGEEQKIQVERVLGELEALNKPRLEVMNKIDLLGETERHGLLEASAAGSEVAVSARTGEGTDQLLEAIDRALHTDPLVEAELRVPQQEGAVLAAIEAGMLIRNRSYEGNLVHLAVTGPASLMGRLREYRLRDGKAGAEAVSAS from the coding sequence GTGGGAGTGGACATTCCGGTCCGCTCCCGCACCAACCGCGCAGGTGCTGAAGCTGCTCGCGCGGCTGCACGTCTTGATATAGAATCCGACATAAATCCAGCTCAGCCTTTGCGGACTGTCGCGCCTCAGCCCGGAGCGTCGTCTACGGCTCTTGATGCCGAGGAGTCCCTGGCTGAGTTTCGTGAGCTGGTTCTGAGCGCGGGAGCTGAGATTGCGGCGGAGATTCTGCAGCGACGGCCAAAGCTCGATCCGGCGACGCTGATTGGTTCTGGCAAAATTGAAGAGATTGCCGGGGTTGCGGAGTCGACGCAGGCAGATCTGGTGCTGTTTGATCATGATCTCTCGCCGACACAGCTCAGAAACCTGGATGCTGCGCTGCCGTGCCGGGTGCTGGACCGGACCCAGCTCATTCTCGACATTTTTGCGCGACACGCGCGGACCCGCGAGGGCCAGTTGCAGGTGGAGCTGGCGCAGCTCGAGTACATGCTGCCGCGGCTAACAGGGCGAGGCAAAAGCATGTCGCAGACCGGCGGCGGCATTGGCACCCGCGGCCCCGGCGAGACTCAGCTTGAAACCGACCGCCGTCGCATTCAGCGCCGGATCGATCAGCTCAAGAAGGATCTGGATGCCGTGCGCCGCGTTCGCCGCCAGCAACGCCAGCGCCGCGAGGCGGTTCCGGTGCCTACGGTGGCGCTTGTCGGGTATACCAACGCGGGAAAGAGCACGCTGTTCAACCGCATCACGGGTGGGCAGGTGCTGGAGTCGGCGCGCATGTTCGCGACGCTCGACCCCAAGCTGCGCGCGATTGAACTGCCCAGCCGCCGGAAGGTGCTCCTATCCGACACTGTGGGATTTATCCGCAATCTTCCGCACACGCTGGTGACGAGCTTCCGCGCCACGCTGGAAGAGGTGGAACAAGCGGAGGTGCTGCTGCACGTTCGCGACGCCGCTTCGACTTATGGTGAAGAGCAGAAGATCCAGGTGGAGCGGGTGCTTGGGGAGCTCGAAGCGTTGAACAAGCCGCGCCTCGAGGTGATGAACAAGATCGATCTGCTGGGCGAGACGGAGCGGCACGGGTTGCTGGAAGCCTCGGCTGCGGGCAGCGAAGTGGCGGTATCGGCCAGGACGGGGGAGGGAACCGATCAGCTTCTGGAGGCGATCGACCGTGCGCTCCACACCGATCCGCTGGTAGAGGCGGAACTGCGGGTGCCGCAGCAGGAGGGCGCTGTCCTGGCGGCGATCGAGGCGGGCATGCTGATACGTAACCGGAGCTATGAAGGCAACCTGGTGCATCTCGCTGTTACGGGTCCGGCTTCGTTGATGGGCCGCCTGCGCGAGTATCGGCTGCGCGATGGGAAGGCCGGGGCGGAAGCTGTTTCGGCCAGTTAG
- the hfq gene encoding RNA chaperone Hfq produces the protein MENKPAQNIQDTFLNTVRKDKTPITIYLVSGVKLTGKIRSFDKYSVLLENNSQEQLIFKHAISTVVSNRSVLHGEHRAPGMHSGLGPAPVSVPSSASATGTGDGSRGAVTIGS, from the coding sequence ATGGAAAACAAGCCGGCACAAAATATTCAGGATACGTTCCTGAATACTGTTCGGAAGGACAAGACCCCCATCACCATTTACCTCGTCAGCGGAGTCAAACTCACCGGTAAGATTCGGTCATTTGATAAATACTCCGTTCTTCTGGAGAACAACAGCCAGGAACAACTGATCTTCAAGCACGCTATTTCGACCGTTGTGAGCAACCGGAGCGTATTGCACGGCGAGCACCGCGCACCGGGGATGCACAGCGGACTAGGGCCCGCTCCTGTGAGCGTTCCGTCTTCCGCTTCCGCCACCGGGACTGGGGATGGGTCGCGAGGAGCAGTAACGATTGGTAGTTAA
- the nrdR gene encoding transcriptional regulator NrdR encodes MKCPYCGFAQDRVVDSRESKEADSIRRRRECEKCERRFTTYERIDEIPYMVVKKDGRRERFDRQKILSGLLRACEKRPVSSTQLEKVVDATEQYVMDAQERERSTREIGELIMDHLKGLDTVAYIRFASVYRDFKDVREFKEELEGLLEGNRSSKGKK; translated from the coding sequence ATGAAATGTCCCTACTGCGGGTTCGCCCAGGATCGTGTCGTCGATTCGCGTGAAAGCAAAGAGGCCGACTCAATCCGCCGCCGCCGCGAGTGCGAAAAGTGCGAGCGGCGCTTCACCACCTATGAGCGGATCGACGAGATCCCCTACATGGTGGTGAAAAAGGACGGCCGCCGCGAGCGCTTCGACCGCCAGAAGATCCTCTCGGGCCTGCTCCGCGCCTGCGAAAAGCGCCCCGTCTCCTCCACCCAGCTTGAGAAAGTCGTCGACGCTACCGAGCAGTACGTCATGGACGCCCAGGAGCGCGAGCGCTCCACCCGCGAGATCGGCGAGCTCATCATGGACCACCTCAAGGGCCTCGACACCGTCGCCTACATCCGCTTCGCCAGCGTCTACCGCGACTTCAAAGACGTCCGCGAATTCAAGGAAGAGCTCGAAGGCCTTCTGGAAGGCAATCGCTCCAGCAAAGGGAAAAAGTAG
- a CDS encoding isocitrate/isopropylmalate dehydrogenase family protein yields MSETKTHKITLIPGDGIGPEVTQAVVRILEATGVKFDWEQFAAGAEAFEIFGEYIPQALYDSIERNKVALKGPVTTPIGGGFKSINVTLRKKFDLFANFRPIKLLPGLNSHWPGVDLIIVRENTEGEYVGLEHEVVPGVVESIKVITEKGSTRIARFAFEYARKHGRKKIHSIHKANIMKLSDGLFLRCARKVSEEFHDIQYGEHIIDNTCMQLVMNPYQYDTLLLENLYGDIVSDLCAAFVGGLGLVPGANLGHDCAIFEAVHGSAPDIAGKDIANPTALLQSAILMLRHLDEEAAADKVQKALETVYSEKKCLTRDVGGTCGTTTFADAVLQAMA; encoded by the coding sequence ATGTCCGAAACCAAGACCCACAAAATAACGTTAATCCCCGGCGACGGCATCGGCCCCGAAGTCACCCAGGCCGTAGTCCGCATCCTTGAAGCCACCGGCGTTAAATTCGACTGGGAGCAGTTTGCCGCGGGCGCTGAAGCCTTCGAGATCTTCGGCGAATACATCCCGCAGGCGCTCTACGACTCCATCGAGCGCAACAAGGTCGCTCTCAAAGGTCCCGTCACCACCCCCATCGGAGGCGGCTTCAAGAGCATCAACGTCACGCTGCGCAAGAAGTTCGACCTCTTCGCGAACTTCCGCCCCATCAAGCTCCTCCCTGGCCTCAACTCGCACTGGCCAGGCGTCGACCTCATCATCGTCCGCGAAAACACTGAGGGCGAGTACGTCGGCTTGGAGCACGAGGTGGTCCCCGGCGTGGTCGAATCCATCAAGGTCATCACCGAGAAGGGCTCCACCCGCATCGCCCGTTTTGCGTTTGAATACGCCCGCAAGCATGGCCGCAAGAAGATCCACTCCATTCACAAGGCCAACATCATGAAGCTCTCCGACGGCCTCTTCCTGCGCTGCGCGCGCAAGGTCTCCGAGGAGTTCCACGACATCCAGTACGGCGAGCACATCATCGACAACACCTGCATGCAGCTCGTCATGAATCCGTATCAGTACGACACGCTGTTGCTCGAAAACCTCTACGGCGACATCGTCAGCGATCTCTGCGCGGCCTTCGTCGGCGGACTCGGCCTGGTGCCCGGCGCCAACCTCGGACACGACTGCGCCATCTTCGAAGCAGTGCACGGCTCGGCTCCGGACATCGCCGGCAAAGACATCGCCAACCCCACCGCCCTGCTGCAATCGGCCATCCTCATGCTCCGTCATTTAGACGAAGAAGCGGCGGCCGACAAGGTGCAGAAGGCGCTCGAAACCGTCTACTCCGAAAAGAAGTGCCTCACCCGCGATGTGGGCGGCACCTGCGGCACCACCACGTTCGCCGACGCCGTGTTGCAGGCGATGGCCTGA
- a CDS encoding YciI-like protein, with protein MHYLLFYELSPDYLERRGEFRSAHLAKAWLSSDHGELVLGGALANPVDGAILLFRGDSPAVAEEFAKSDPYVLNGLVKRWYVREWTTVAGKTASVPVWPN; from the coding sequence ATGCACTATCTGCTCTTCTATGAACTGAGCCCGGACTACCTCGAGCGGCGCGGCGAGTTCCGCAGCGCGCATCTGGCCAAGGCATGGTTGTCCAGCGACCACGGCGAGCTCGTCCTGGGCGGCGCACTCGCCAATCCCGTCGACGGCGCCATCCTGCTCTTCCGCGGCGATTCCCCCGCAGTTGCAGAAGAATTCGCCAAATCCGACCCCTACGTGCTCAACGGCCTGGTCAAGCGCTGGTATGTCCGCGAGTGGACCACCGTCGCCGGAAAAACGGCTTCCGTCCCCGTCTGGCCAAACTGA
- a CDS encoding GNAT family N-acetyltransferase, which translates to MAAIEVVPAALCDQPVLADLLASYATEFSEFHAVRFQADGTFVYPGLADYWHKPDRFPFLIRIERETAGFVLVTRLDSLPGREPVFDVAEFFVTRAFRRRGAGTTAAHDVWSRFPALWQVRVLQTNRLASRFWENAIGRFMGNPCQPESLHIGNEAWHRFAFDTRSAPQKTPF; encoded by the coding sequence GTGGCGGCTATTGAAGTCGTGCCCGCCGCCTTGTGCGACCAGCCGGTGCTGGCGGACTTGCTCGCTTCCTATGCCACAGAGTTCAGCGAGTTTCACGCGGTCAGATTTCAAGCAGATGGCACGTTTGTCTATCCCGGTCTGGCGGATTATTGGCACAAGCCGGACCGGTTTCCATTCCTCATTCGTATCGAAAGAGAAACAGCCGGATTCGTCCTAGTCACGCGCCTCGACTCCTTGCCGGGCCGAGAGCCCGTCTTCGATGTGGCCGAGTTCTTCGTGACGCGCGCCTTTCGTCGGCGCGGCGCCGGAACCACTGCCGCGCATGACGTTTGGAGCCGATTCCCTGCTCTCTGGCAGGTGCGCGTGCTGCAAACTAACCGATTGGCCTCTCGCTTCTGGGAAAACGCGATCGGCCGGTTCATGGGAAATCCCTGCCAGCCTGAGTCACTCCACATTGGTAACGAGGCTTGGCATCGATTCGCCTTCGATACCCGGTCCGCACCGCAGAAGACGCCCTTTTAA